A genomic window from Motacilla alba alba isolate MOTALB_02 chromosome 2, Motacilla_alba_V1.0_pri, whole genome shotgun sequence includes:
- the THNSL1 gene encoding threonine synthase-like 1, giving the protein MFHVFQYQPLRLITQNNLSSICLKLMLSRPVAFAQIMKSWFSSHSLLGKKNIILMGPPGAGKTTTGRIVGQKLDCPVIDIDDDVLETTWNMSVSEKLQDVGYEEFLEEEGKALLKFSASGSVISLSGSNPMHAAGMQHIKKNGIVVYLDVPTTVIMSRLKSKQMDRIVGLSPGISLKDVLQFRKQFYKRWFDIRVLCGGDVAAEVVAEKVLDAVKRYQDSELETFISTRSSRTGRSAEEDSNKLYFSDVIIQGLALDGGLFVPEKGLPKFTVEEWRGLIEATYVERAQVILERCIHPADIPASKLAEIIETAYGENFSCSKVAPVRHLAGNQFLLELFHGPTASFKDFALQLVPHLFAYCIPRSCNYLILVATSGDTGSAVLDGFSRLHDTDKQRIALVNFFPEDGVSPIQKSQMIGCQKENAWSVGVKSDFDFCQTAIKQIFTNSDFTGFLTVEYGTALSAANSINWARLLPQIVYHASAYLDLVHQGIISFGSPVDICIPTGNFGNMLAAFYAKMMGIPIRKCICASNENNVLTEFIRTGVYDLRGRKLISSFSPAVDILKSSNLERYLHLIANKDGQLVTQLFNQLENQGHFQLQKDLLGKLQQDLVAGWCSDEDCLAAIHSVYSTTGYILDTHTAVAKVVADRLQDRTCPIIISSTAHYSKFAPAILRALRIEEINQNPLSQLHLLSSYSALPPIHWGLLETLKKTGNGDHQVCAADVSVLMSHIETLIQNHFMKVF; this is encoded by the coding sequence ATGTTTCACGTTTTTCAATATCAGCCTTTAAGACTAATAACCCAAAACAATCTTTCTAGCATTTGTTTAAAACTCATGCTTTCAAGACCTGTTGCGTTTGCACAGATAATGAAGTCATGGTTCTCAAGTCATTCtcttcttggaaagaaaaatattatcctGATGGGACCTCCAGGTGCTGGTAAAACAACAACTGGGAGAATAGTGGGCCAGAAACTGGATTGCCCTGTTATAGACATAGATGATGATGTCCTTGAAACAACCTGGAATATGAGCGTGTCAGAAAAACTGCAGGACGTTGGTTATGAGGAATTTctagaggaggaaggaaaagcctTGTTGAAGTTCTCAGCATCTGGAAGTGTAATTTCCCTTAGTGGATCCAATCCAATGCATGCTGCTGGCATGCAGcacataaagaaaaatggaatagTTGTATATCTGGATGTGCCCACAACGGTCATTATGAGCAGGCTGAAATCAAAGCAAATGGATCGCATCGTGGGCCTGTCTCCTGGTATTTCTCTCAAAGACGTACTTCAGTTTAGGAAGCAGTTCTACAAAAGGTGGTTTGACATCCGTGTTCTTTGTGGCGGGGATGTTGCAGCAGAGGTTGTAGCAGAAAAGGTACTTGATGCTGTGAAGAGATACCAAGACTCAGAACTGGAAACTTTCATTTCAACAAGGTCTAGTAGGACTGGAAGGAGTGCGGAAGAAGACtctaataaattatatttcagtGATGTTATTATTCAAGGCTTAGCCCTTGATGGGGGACTCTTTGTTCCTGAGAAAGGACTTCCAAAATTCACCGTTGAAGAATGGCGAGGTCTGATAGAAGCAACTTACGTTGAAAGAGCCCAGGTGATACTAGAAAGATGCATACATCCTGCTGATATTCCTGCTTCTAAGCTGGCAGAAATTATTGAAACTGCTTATGGAGAAAACTTTAGTTGTTCTAAAGTTGCCCCAGTTAGGCATCTGGCAGGCAATCAGTTCCTTCTTGAGTTATTTCATGGACCAACAGCATCATTTAAAGATTTTGCATTGCAGTTGGTGCCACATTTATTTGCCTACTGCATTCCCAGAAGCTGCAATTACTTGATTCTGGTAGCTACttctggggacacagggagtgCTGTTCTAGATGGCTTTAGTCGTCTCCATGACACTGACAAACAGAGAATTGCcctggtgaatttttttcctgaggatggAGTAAGCCCAattcaaaaatcccaaatgatTGGCTGTCAGAAGGAAAATGCTTGGTCAGTGGGTGTCAAAtcagattttgatttttgccAGACAGCTATAAAGCAAATCTTTACTAATTCTGATTTTACTGGCTTTCTTACAGTAGAATATGGAACAGCTTTATCTGCAGCAAACTCCATAAACTGGGCACGACTGCTTCCTCAGATAGTTTATCATGCCTCTGCATACCTTGATCTCGTTCATCAAGGTATTATTTCTTTTGGAAGCCCTGTAGATATTTGCATTCCTACGGGAAACTTTGGCAACATGTTAGCTGCTTTCTATGCTAAAATGATGGGAATTCCTattagaaaatgtatttgtgcTTCCAATGAAAACAATGTTTTGACTGAATTTATAAGAACAGGTGTTTATGATTtgaggggaagaaaattaatttccagtttttcaCCAGCAGTAGATATTTTGAAGTCCTCCAATCTTGAGCGATACTTACACCTGATTGCTAACAAAGATGGACAACTGGTGACACAATTATTTAATCAGCTGGAAAATCAGGGccacttccagctgcagaaagatCTACTTGGAAAGCTTCAGCAGGACTTAGTGGCTGGCTGGTGCTCTGATGAGGACTGTCTGGCTGCCATTCACTCTGTGTACAGTACTACAGGATATATTTTGGATACACACACAGCTGTTGCTAAAGTAGTTGCAGATCGATTACAAGATAGAACTTGCCCAATTATTATTTCATCTACAGCTCATTATTCTAAGTTTGCACCTGCTATCTTGAGGGCCTTGAGGATtgaagaaataaatcagaatcCATTAAGTCAGCTTCACTTGCTAAGTTCTTACAGTGCACTGCCTCCAATCCACTGGGGCCTATTGGAGACCCTGAAAAAGACAGGAAATGGGGATCAccaggtctgtgctgctgatgtGAGTGTGCTGATGTCCCATATAGAAACCTTAATTCAAAATCATTTTATGAAAGTTTTTTGA